In a single window of the Desulfofundulus luciae genome:
- a CDS encoding hydrogenase iron-sulfur subunit gives MSVMLSQPPLADPVSQERQEPDLKVVASFEPKIVGLVCNWCSYAGADLAGTSRIQYPPNIRLVRVMCTGSVDPLYILRPLMDGADGVLVGGUHPGDCHYGSGNYKARRRLAALRAILKQFGIGEERVWFRFISASEGKRFAETVQEMVNELKKLGPNPLRRRWDI, from the coding sequence ATGAGCGTGATGCTTTCGCAACCGCCGTTAGCGGACCCGGTTTCGCAAGAGCGGCAGGAACCCGACCTGAAAGTGGTGGCTTCCTTCGAGCCTAAAATTGTCGGCCTGGTGTGTAACTGGTGCTCCTACGCTGGTGCCGACCTGGCGGGGACCTCCCGCATCCAGTACCCGCCCAACATCCGCCTGGTAAGGGTTATGTGCACCGGTTCGGTAGATCCCCTGTATATCCTGCGCCCCCTGATGGACGGGGCCGACGGCGTGCTGGTGGGCGGGTGACACCCGGGAGATTGCCACTATGGTAGTGGCAATTACAAAGCCCGGCGCCGCCTTGCGGCCTTAAGGGCCATCCTGAAACAGTTTGGCATCGGAGAAGAGCGGGTGTGGTTCCGTTTCATCAGCGCTTCCGAGGGCAAGCGGTTTGCCGAAACAGTCCAGGAAATGGTTAACGAGTTGAAAAAACTGGGGCCCAACCCCCTGCGCCGTCGCTGGGATATTTGA
- a CDS encoding formate dehydrogenase, translating to MKTALLKVESGSPRQAAANFFQALLDRQVVDALIVPREVPSRRMVVPALAVSGDGLSGANPFAPVAIINAARAVSRLTSRDPGVKVGAVLRPCEIRALVEMAKFQQITLEQVLIIGTDCLGTFEPADYYQLTEAGLDTDAWLAQAAGSGKAALNGTRIRTACAICEAISPSGAHLSLHWVGCDVRRELYIACDDERLNLDALFDGGILVPGELPAARQSLVESLQKERRELAQEMCRDFASRVADVNRLLDELAPCLGCHNCREVCPICVCRECVFDSNLFEHEPSRYLHWAAARGALELPTDTLLYHLTRMHHMGVSCVGCGHCESGCPSRIPLTLLFRTIGQKLQDLFSYVPGASVDEPPPLTTYKEHELEPR from the coding sequence ATGAAAACGGCTTTGCTTAAAGTTGAATCCGGTTCCCCCCGGCAGGCCGCGGCAAACTTTTTCCAGGCCCTGCTGGACCGGCAGGTGGTGGATGCCCTGATCGTTCCCAGGGAAGTGCCTTCCCGGCGCATGGTGGTGCCCGCCCTGGCCGTATCCGGGGATGGGCTGTCCGGCGCGAACCCCTTTGCCCCCGTGGCCATTATCAATGCTGCCCGGGCTGTAAGCAGGCTGACTTCCCGGGATCCCGGGGTGAAAGTGGGGGCGGTTTTGCGTCCCTGTGAAATCCGGGCGCTGGTGGAAATGGCTAAATTCCAGCAGATTACCCTGGAGCAGGTGCTGATCATCGGTACGGACTGCCTGGGCACCTTTGAGCCGGCCGATTATTACCAGCTTACGGAGGCGGGCCTGGATACCGACGCCTGGCTGGCGCAGGCGGCCGGCTCCGGCAAGGCGGCCTTGAACGGGACGAGGATCAGAACGGCCTGTGCCATCTGCGAGGCCATATCTCCGTCAGGTGCCCATTTATCCCTGCACTGGGTGGGCTGTGATGTTCGCCGGGAGCTCTACATTGCCTGCGACGATGAACGGCTTAACCTGGACGCTCTCTTTGACGGCGGCATTTTAGTGCCCGGGGAATTGCCGGCGGCCAGGCAGTCCCTGGTGGAATCCCTGCAAAAAGAGCGCCGGGAGCTGGCGCAGGAAATGTGCCGGGATTTTGCCTCCCGGGTTGCGGACGTCAACCGGCTGCTGGATGAACTGGCCCCCTGCCTGGGCTGCCATAACTGCCGGGAGGTTTGTCCCATTTGTGTCTGCCGGGAGTGTGTTTTTGACAGCAACCTGTTTGAACACGAGCCGTCCAGGTACCTGCACTGGGCGGCGGCCCGGGGTGCGCTGGAGCTGCCCACCGACACGCTGCTGTATCACCTGACGCGCATGCATCACATGGGGGTCAGTTGCGTGGGTTGCGGCCATTGTGAGAGCGGCTGTCCCAGCAGGATACCCCTGACCCTTCTTTTCCGCACCATCGGGCAAAAGCTGCAGGACCTCTTCTCCTATGTGCCCGGTGCCAGCGTGGATGAGCCGCCTCCCCTGACCACTTACAAGGAGCACGAACTGGAGCCCCGGTAA
- a CDS encoding 4Fe-4S dicluster domain-containing protein, with protein sequence MATATLHLPAGAITVDAAFREEVARLSGQPLELCFQCQKCASGCYPTQEGDYTPNEIMRLVQYGARDAVLGSRTIWLCTSCETCGLRCPNGIRIAEVMDTLKQMAAARGIAPAGETGPLFHNLFLSEIRAAGRVHETMLMLKYKLKTGNLFADMKLGWQLFRRGKLPLVPRLKKDPAVRRIFERAGGQE encoded by the coding sequence ATGGCCACGGCCACTCTCCACCTTCCGGCAGGGGCAATAACAGTGGATGCGGCGTTCCGGGAAGAGGTGGCCCGCTTAAGCGGCCAGCCCCTGGAGCTCTGCTTTCAGTGCCAGAAATGCGCCTCCGGCTGTTACCCCACCCAGGAAGGTGACTATACGCCCAATGAAATTATGCGCCTGGTTCAATACGGGGCCCGGGACGCGGTGTTGGGGAGCAGGACCATCTGGCTGTGTACTTCCTGTGAAACCTGCGGCCTGCGCTGTCCCAACGGCATCCGTATTGCAGAGGTAATGGACACATTAAAACAAATGGCTGCTGCCCGCGGCATTGCTCCGGCCGGTGAGACCGGCCCCCTGTTTCATAACCTGTTTCTAAGCGAAATCCGGGCTGCCGGCCGGGTGCACGAAACCATGTTGATGCTGAAGTACAAGTTGAAAACCGGCAACCTTTTTGCGGACATGAAGCTGGGCTGGCAGCTCTTCCGGCGGGGCAAGCTGCCCCTGGTGCCGCGGCTGAAAAAAGACCCGGCGGTGCGCCGGATTTTTGAACGGGCCGGCGGGCAGGAGTAA
- a CDS encoding CoB--CoM heterodisulfide reductase iron-sulfur subunit B family protein: MQYSYYPGCSLEATGVEYNLSTRAVAGALGVELVELPGWTCCGSSSAHAVNKDLALGLAAHNIALAQEQGRDLVVPCSACYTCLSKADHQMRHDPGERARGEMLAGFSYTGEIQIYSFLEVVRVQVGMERVAQTVRRPLTGLKLACYYGCLLVRPPEVRPFDRAEDPTSLDELAAALGAEPVSWCYKTTCCGAGLSLTRPEVVEQLVARLLSAAREAGADALVSACPLCQNNLEMRRPAQEDIPVFYFTELMGLAFGLGEAPGWLKKHLVDPFPLLQRFSLVG, from the coding sequence ATGCAATACAGCTACTACCCCGGCTGTTCCCTGGAGGCTACCGGGGTGGAATACAACCTTTCCACCCGGGCGGTGGCCGGGGCCCTGGGGGTGGAACTGGTGGAGCTGCCCGGCTGGACCTGCTGCGGTTCTTCCTCGGCCCACGCGGTGAACAAAGACCTGGCCCTGGGACTGGCGGCCCACAATATCGCCCTGGCCCAGGAGCAGGGGCGCGACCTGGTGGTGCCCTGCTCGGCCTGTTACACCTGCCTGTCCAAAGCCGACCACCAGATGAGGCATGACCCCGGGGAAAGGGCGCGGGGAGAAATGCTGGCTGGTTTTTCCTACACCGGTGAAATCCAGATTTATTCCTTTCTGGAAGTGGTCAGGGTACAGGTGGGCATGGAAAGGGTTGCCCAAACGGTACGGCGGCCCCTGACCGGTCTAAAGCTGGCCTGCTACTACGGGTGCCTGCTGGTGCGCCCTCCGGAAGTGCGTCCCTTTGACCGGGCCGAGGATCCCACCTCCCTGGATGAGCTGGCTGCCGCCCTGGGGGCGGAGCCGGTTTCCTGGTGTTATAAAACCACCTGTTGTGGGGCCGGGCTTTCCCTGACCCGGCCGGAGGTGGTGGAGCAACTGGTTGCCCGGCTTTTGTCCGCCGCCCGGGAAGCCGGGGCCGACGCCCTGGTCAGCGCCTGTCCGTTGTGCCAGAACAACCTGGAGATGCGCCGCCCGGCTCAAGAGGACATTCCCGTGTTTTACTTTACCGAATTAATGGGCCTGGCTTTCGGGTTGGGGGAGGCGCCCGGCTGGTTGAAAAAACACCTGGTCGATCCCTTCCCTTTGTTGCAGCGGTTTTCCCTGGTGGGGTAG
- the dinB gene encoding DNA polymerase IV, which translates to MSRVILLVDMNAFFASVHQALDPGLRGKPVIVAGDPARRHGVVLAASYEARAKGVKTGLTVAEARLACPEGIFIKPQHDLYVRFSARILRILHDFTPLVEPFSIDEAFLDVTGCHKLLGSPVEIARRLKARIRQEVGITCSVGIGPNKLLAKMAAELQKPDGLTQLTFEDVPRRLWPLPVRELFGVGPRYEEHLRKLNIHTIGDLANFPVDVLKRRFGAYGEALWFCARGIDHSPVDPGSLKQVKSIGQQITLPRDYRGEEIKVVLWELADRVARRARAGEYAGRTVVLSLKDTRFNWLSRRKSLPFHTSLAGDIYRAAADLLEQHWSPHWPVRLVGLTLSGLTARMPEQLTLFGERERRQRAEQACDAITKRYGEKAIFRAVSLTRAGVFYAGAR; encoded by the coding sequence ATGTCCCGGGTCATTTTGCTGGTTGACATGAACGCCTTTTTTGCCAGCGTCCACCAGGCCCTGGATCCGGGCCTGCGGGGCAAGCCGGTGATTGTCGCCGGGGATCCGGCCAGGCGCCACGGCGTGGTCCTGGCCGCCAGCTACGAGGCCAGGGCCAAAGGGGTTAAGACCGGCCTGACGGTGGCCGAGGCCCGCCTGGCCTGCCCCGAAGGCATCTTCATCAAGCCGCAGCACGACCTCTACGTTCGCTTTTCCGCCCGTATCCTGCGCATCCTGCACGACTTCACCCCCCTGGTGGAGCCTTTTTCCATTGACGAAGCCTTTTTAGACGTTACCGGCTGCCACAAGCTCCTGGGTTCCCCGGTGGAAATCGCCCGCCGGCTGAAAGCGCGCATTCGCCAGGAAGTGGGCATCACCTGCAGCGTGGGGATTGGCCCCAACAAGCTACTGGCCAAAATGGCGGCGGAACTGCAAAAGCCCGACGGCCTCACCCAGCTCACTTTCGAGGATGTACCCCGGCGCCTGTGGCCCCTGCCGGTGCGGGAACTTTTCGGCGTGGGCCCCCGTTACGAGGAGCACCTGAGAAAGTTGAACATCCATACCATTGGCGACCTGGCCAACTTCCCGGTGGACGTCCTTAAAAGGCGATTTGGGGCCTACGGAGAAGCCCTGTGGTTCTGCGCCCGGGGTATCGACCACAGCCCGGTGGATCCCGGCAGTTTAAAGCAGGTGAAGAGCATCGGGCAGCAAATCACCCTTCCCCGGGATTACCGGGGCGAGGAGATTAAGGTGGTGCTGTGGGAGCTGGCCGACCGGGTGGCCCGGCGGGCCCGGGCGGGAGAATATGCCGGCAGAACGGTGGTGCTGTCCCTCAAAGACACCCGCTTTAACTGGCTGTCCCGCCGGAAATCCCTGCCTTTCCACACCAGCCTGGCCGGGGATATTTACCGGGCCGCGGCGGATTTGCTGGAACAGCACTGGTCCCCGCACTGGCCGGTGCGCCTGGTGGGGCTTACCCTGAGCGGCTTAACGGCCCGCATGCCGGAACAGTTGACCCTCTTCGGCGAAAGGGAAAGACGGCAAAGGGCGGAACAGGCTTGCGATGCCATTACAAAACGGTACGGGGAAAAGGCTATTTTCCGGGCCGTGTCCCTCACCCGGGCGGGGGTCTTTTATGCCGGTGCCAGGTAA
- a CDS encoding PAS domain-containing protein, whose protein sequence is MAVDAMKKSLTVNSAWLMFIMLFFLTIITMLFVVEFRFLKGIMNDYEETIRQVAVNKTSFFLNNLRGVTEGAARKLNGRPDRNAALKELPLFDHRITGAYILDATGRVVARTGIPPGDLPLEKFRSQPPRQGSRVLGVHAGDGAQTVVTVVTPLGKEWLALDFSIMDFQQELSQEFLGNTCRVAVFAGGKTPVVWPFERELLDQFSGREEKFYANQLAYDVNFLTIGDPPWQLYFFLRENNFDTYRVITIMLLLFALYCCLYQFLVELWGVNSARTYFENIDFNIFNHVHEGVIISNNAGRVLFANQAAHEIFSAKGPLKGAKLKEILGHIGDIPGEKNRYGTLTLKTADRLLEAIHSPIVKKGKVLGALTVIGTGGREEETCGRVLSRLMEALPQGAVYVDRNHRVVQANLMARCYLGSLETGISIDAVDPELAGFIYRNMGSRSVKRVHLDSRNLDGEVIFVYDDEGVYAGTLVLLEALEKGENPASSPPVPG, encoded by the coding sequence GTGGCGGTGGATGCGATGAAAAAGTCCCTGACGGTAAACAGCGCCTGGCTGATGTTTATAATGCTCTTCTTCCTGACTATCATAACCATGCTCTTTGTCGTGGAATTCCGCTTTTTAAAAGGCATCATGAACGACTACGAAGAAACCATCCGCCAGGTGGCCGTCAATAAAACCAGCTTCTTTCTCAACAACCTGCGGGGAGTCACCGAAGGGGCCGCCCGGAAACTCAACGGCCGGCCCGACAGGAACGCCGCTCTAAAAGAGCTGCCCCTTTTCGATCACCGCATTACCGGCGCATACATTCTGGACGCCACAGGACGAGTGGTGGCTCGAACAGGGATACCCCCTGGAGACCTGCCGCTGGAAAAGTTCCGGTCCCAGCCACCCCGGCAGGGGTCCCGGGTGCTGGGGGTGCATGCCGGTGACGGCGCTCAAACGGTGGTAACCGTGGTCACTCCCCTGGGGAAGGAATGGCTGGCCCTGGACTTCAGCATTATGGACTTTCAACAGGAGCTCTCCCAGGAATTCCTGGGCAACACCTGCAGGGTGGCCGTTTTTGCCGGTGGGAAGACTCCCGTGGTGTGGCCCTTTGAACGGGAATTGCTGGACCAGTTCAGCGGCCGGGAAGAAAAATTCTATGCCAACCAATTAGCATATGACGTAAATTTCCTGACCATAGGTGATCCTCCCTGGCAACTGTACTTTTTTTTGCGGGAAAATAACTTCGACACCTACCGCGTCATTACCATCATGTTATTGCTATTTGCCCTCTACTGCTGCCTCTACCAGTTCCTGGTGGAACTGTGGGGGGTGAACAGCGCCCGGACCTACTTCGAAAACATCGATTTTAACATCTTTAACCATGTGCATGAGGGAGTGATTATTTCCAACAACGCCGGGCGGGTGCTCTTTGCCAACCAGGCGGCCCATGAGATTTTCAGCGCAAAAGGGCCCTTGAAGGGAGCGAAATTAAAGGAAATACTGGGACATATCGGGGACATCCCGGGCGAAAAGAACCGGTACGGCACCCTGACCCTGAAGACCGCCGACCGCCTGCTGGAGGCCATTCACTCGCCCATTGTGAAAAAGGGCAAAGTACTGGGGGCGCTGACGGTAATCGGTACCGGCGGCAGGGAGGAGGAAACCTGCGGCCGGGTTCTGTCCCGCCTCATGGAAGCCCTGCCCCAGGGAGCGGTCTATGTGGACCGCAATCACAGGGTGGTCCAGGCCAACCTGATGGCCCGCTGTTACCTGGGCAGCCTGGAGACGGGCATCAGCATAGATGCCGTGGATCCCGAGCTGGCCGGTTTCATTTACCGGAACATGGGTTCCCGGTCTGTGAAAAGGGTACACCTGGACTCCCGCAACCTGGACGGGGAAGTGATTTTCGTCTACGACGACGAAGGGGTATACGCCGGAACGCTGGTGCTGCTGGAGGCTCTGGAAAAGGGGGAAAACCCGGCCTCGAGCCCACCCGTCCCCGGTTAA
- a CDS encoding response regulator transcription factor — protein MKKIGIMLVEDHNVFREGLKKLIDMEENMQVVAEADSCAAALQNVGPNVDVILLDIGLPDGDGLDLCERVVQSHPHVKFVALTTYDDVTFIRKAMERGVHGFVPKYAFFDEIRSAINMVYKGGTYLYPGLQAELLLKPDSPVLTDQETSILQLIARGEDQKEVAAKLYISLSTLRRRIRGICTKLGVRTLEEALAAAARRGLVR, from the coding sequence GTGAAGAAGATCGGGATCATGCTGGTGGAGGATCATAACGTTTTCCGCGAGGGCCTGAAAAAGCTGATTGATATGGAAGAAAACATGCAGGTGGTGGCCGAGGCCGATTCCTGCGCCGCGGCGCTACAGAACGTGGGCCCAAACGTGGATGTGATCCTGCTGGACATCGGCCTGCCGGACGGTGACGGCCTGGACCTGTGCGAACGTGTGGTCCAATCCCACCCCCATGTGAAATTTGTAGCCCTGACCACCTATGACGATGTAACCTTTATCCGCAAGGCCATGGAAAGGGGTGTACACGGGTTTGTACCCAAATATGCCTTTTTTGATGAGATCCGCTCGGCCATCAATATGGTGTACAAGGGCGGAACCTACCTCTATCCGGGGTTGCAGGCTGAACTGCTGTTAAAACCCGACAGCCCCGTGCTGACGGACCAGGAAACCAGCATTCTGCAGCTCATTGCCCGGGGCGAAGACCAGAAGGAAGTGGCGGCCAAACTTTATATCAGCCTGTCCACCCTGCGGCGCCGCATCCGGGGCATCTGCACCAAGCTGGGGGTGAGGACGCTGGAGGAAGCCCTGGCTGCCGCCGCCCGCAGGGGACTGGTAAGGTAG
- a CDS encoding sensor histidine kinase has translation MTSVNQNRTWWPWALWFIMILLPVLLLLYTGYTLPRQLSRIEVELQRQIKYQEIASNIYHLTGAGQDYIFYGDAQALNDFRHYSVETAKRELQLYNLVEQSRKQDVAELMALTRAYTSFMENEVIPRGVLGRDTGRELLLWQHRDLSRQLAYRAAALAGDGGQKNKDLLERTMASLHKESLLMFFLSLLSLGAVLWASAAARPLAARYSCLQDLVRDSSRAVIFVDRKEKLQYLNPAAEKLFNLSRETAVGKTLGDILILYPHWQKVVQPIYQALLQEEKTADCPLSYNREGSRLLLTVDCAPVYLFGKTAGAVLTARQAPEPKDGTILLDTIERERKHLSIEIHDWIGRYLSSIIHGLDYVLRVHGEKLPEEVQKNLCLLRTQCQNAAIDMRSIMNDIHPYLIEKVGLIPALETYSTNFERLHNCRVYIFYHQRSLRLGRDREIFIYRIIQEALTNVARHSAATEVDIYFNETGDTLQIEILDNGGMREEKPVPGKGLWGMKERARFIGGDLAYGFRDGGFCVTLTVPLTDGGKGSEEDRDHAGGGS, from the coding sequence GTGACGTCAGTGAATCAAAACCGGACCTGGTGGCCGTGGGCATTGTGGTTTATCATGATCCTGCTGCCGGTTTTGCTCTTGCTTTACACAGGTTATACCCTGCCCCGGCAGTTAAGCCGGATCGAAGTGGAACTGCAGCGCCAGATTAAATACCAGGAAATAGCATCGAACATTTATCACCTGACCGGTGCCGGGCAGGATTATATCTTTTACGGTGATGCCCAGGCACTGAATGATTTCCGTCATTACAGCGTGGAAACGGCAAAAAGAGAACTGCAACTCTATAACCTGGTGGAACAATCCAGAAAGCAGGACGTGGCCGAGCTGATGGCCCTGACCAGGGCTTATACCTCCTTTATGGAAAATGAGGTGATACCCCGCGGGGTACTCGGACGGGACACCGGCCGGGAACTTTTGCTGTGGCAGCACCGTGACCTCAGCCGGCAGTTGGCCTACCGGGCCGCCGCCCTGGCCGGAGACGGCGGGCAGAAGAATAAAGACCTGCTGGAACGTACCATGGCTTCATTGCATAAAGAAAGCCTGCTGATGTTTTTCCTTTCCCTCCTTTCCCTGGGAGCGGTATTGTGGGCCAGCGCGGCGGCCCGGCCCCTGGCGGCGCGGTATTCCTGCCTGCAGGACCTGGTGAGGGACTCTTCCAGGGCCGTGATCTTTGTGGACCGGAAGGAAAAGTTACAGTATTTAAACCCGGCGGCGGAAAAATTATTTAACCTTTCCCGGGAAACGGCGGTTGGTAAAACCCTGGGGGACATCCTGATCCTGTACCCCCACTGGCAGAAAGTGGTCCAACCCATTTACCAGGCCCTTTTGCAGGAGGAAAAAACGGCGGACTGCCCGCTGAGCTATAACCGGGAAGGGAGCCGGCTGCTCTTGACCGTGGACTGCGCCCCGGTCTACCTTTTCGGCAAAACGGCCGGTGCCGTGCTCACCGCCCGGCAGGCGCCCGAACCGAAGGACGGCACCATTCTGCTGGACACCATTGAAAGGGAAAGAAAGCACCTGTCCATTGAAATTCACGACTGGATCGGCCGGTACCTGTCCAGCATCATCCACGGCCTGGACTACGTGCTGCGGGTACACGGGGAAAAGCTGCCGGAAGAGGTACAAAAGAACCTGTGCCTGCTGCGTACCCAGTGCCAGAATGCGGCCATTGATATGCGAAGTATCATGAACGACATTCACCCCTACCTGATCGAAAAGGTGGGGCTGATCCCGGCCCTGGAAACCTATAGCACCAATTTCGAGCGTCTCCATAACTGCAGGGTCTATATTTTCTACCACCAGCGCTCACTGCGCCTGGGCCGGGACAGGGAAATATTCATTTACCGCATTATTCAGGAAGCTCTTACCAATGTGGCCAGGCATTCGGCGGCCACGGAGGTGGACATCTACTTCAACGAGACAGGCGATACCCTGCAGATCGAGATCCTGGACAACGGGGGAATGCGGGAAGAGAAGCCCGTACCCGGAAAAGGACTGTGGGGAATGAAGGAAAGGGCCAGGTTTATCGGCGGGGACCTGGCATACGGCTTTAGGGACGGGGGATTCTGCGTAACCCTGACCGTACCACTTACTGACGGGGGGAAAGGCAGTGAAGAAGATCGGGATCATGCTGGTGGAGGATCATAA
- a CDS encoding YeiH family protein: MPAVPQSHGWSDLWKKEDYWAIWMGLGVVLAALIFFYAGSSIKSIAVAPPTWVDFSEVSKHFAAKWIWYVGLYVLFIALFTISSAVMGFKAGEFIPGFTILFIISTIILVVGSWKTAIDLNLEPPLLALLLGMIVSNAFKLPKWLDTTFRTEFYVKTGIVLLGATLPFTLIIQAGPVAFLQATIVAVVTFLTIFFAATRLFGLDRRFGATLAAGGSICGVSACIALGGAVKAKKEHVSIGISLVVIWAIIMIIVLPLAAKAMGMPPGIAGAWIGTSEFADAAGFAAAAAIGDEAAIRSFTLMKVVGRDIWIGLWSLIMAIIACTVWERSCSAGQGEKVNAMEVWWRFPKFVIGFFLASLIMTFVAMQFSPAEFKKVLTPEVIGPIKTLRTWTFVFTFLSIGFTTRFRELTAFGWKPLAAFTLGVAVNVPLGYVLSVLIFGHYWAKI, translated from the coding sequence ATGCCTGCAGTACCGCAGTCCCACGGGTGGTCCGATCTCTGGAAAAAAGAAGACTACTGGGCCATCTGGATGGGCCTGGGCGTTGTGCTGGCCGCCCTGATCTTCTTCTATGCCGGCAGTTCCATCAAATCCATTGCCGTGGCGCCGCCCACCTGGGTGGATTTCAGTGAAGTTTCCAAGCATTTCGCTGCCAAATGGATCTGGTACGTCGGGCTTTATGTACTCTTTATCGCCCTTTTCACCATAAGCAGCGCAGTCATGGGCTTCAAGGCAGGGGAATTCATTCCCGGCTTCACCATCCTTTTCATTATTTCCACGATCATCCTGGTTGTCGGCTCCTGGAAGACGGCCATCGACCTGAACCTGGAGCCACCCCTTTTAGCCCTGCTGCTGGGCATGATCGTCAGTAACGCCTTCAAACTGCCCAAATGGCTGGATACCACCTTCCGCACGGAATTTTACGTCAAGACCGGTATTGTGTTGCTGGGTGCCACGCTGCCCTTTACCCTGATCATCCAGGCCGGGCCGGTGGCCTTCCTGCAGGCCACCATTGTGGCGGTGGTGACTTTCCTGACCATCTTCTTTGCTGCCACCCGGCTGTTCGGATTGGACAGGCGCTTCGGTGCCACCCTGGCCGCCGGCGGATCCATCTGCGGGGTATCGGCCTGCATTGCCCTGGGTGGTGCGGTGAAGGCCAAAAAGGAACACGTCTCCATCGGCATTTCCCTGGTGGTCATCTGGGCCATCATAATGATTATCGTTCTGCCCCTGGCGGCCAAGGCCATGGGCATGCCGCCCGGCATCGCCGGGGCCTGGATCGGCACTTCCGAATTTGCCGATGCGGCCGGTTTTGCGGCGGCTGCGGCCATCGGTGACGAAGCGGCCATCCGTTCCTTCACCCTGATGAAGGTGGTGGGCCGGGACATCTGGATCGGCCTGTGGTCGCTGATCATGGCCATTATCGCCTGCACGGTGTGGGAGCGTAGCTGCTCCGCCGGACAGGGCGAAAAGGTAAACGCCATGGAAGTATGGTGGCGCTTCCCCAAGTTTGTCATCGGCTTTTTCCTGGCTTCCCTGATCATGACCTTTGTGGCCATGCAGTTTTCACCGGCGGAATTTAAAAAGGTGCTTACCCCCGAGGTTATCGGACCCATCAAGACTTTACGCACCTGGACCTTTGTCTTTACCTTCCTTTCTATCGGATTTACCACCCGCTTCCGGGAACTGACCGCCTTCGGCTGGAAGCCCCTGGCTGCCTTTACCCTGGGCGTGGCCGTAAACGTGCCCCTGGGTTACGTCCTGTCGGTGCTCATCTTCGGCCATTACTGGGCGAAGATTTGA
- a CDS encoding YeiH family protein has protein sequence MGKIIIFAKTIPGILLMLAIAFLARGGGDLGLPWWPGLESLLAGSPLARRVFIDILHLNHILISIILGMLVGNLLGIPRWAAAGIRTSSLFIKIGVILLGSLYSVMDLAALGSTAAIIIVCFIVFMLLFTVWLGNRVGMDPAGAATLAAGTAVCGVSAILATAPAVRARNTDVVYSIATILFFGLISLFVFPVVGTLAGLSPHQFGVWAGTGIMNSGQVLAVCLTFDPGTVTHPSVSLKTGEIYNLTRVIFLPFVVLFLALFASRYFTVEDEVSINTGLWSRFPVFVLGFLTMVLLTSFGFLGPTSPPSRELTIIRHLYSWFFAIGLAGQGMRISLAELRRAGSKPLLVGTVAAFLKALLALIVVILFVPREP, from the coding sequence GTGGGCAAGATTATTATTTTCGCCAAAACTATCCCCGGTATTTTGCTCATGCTGGCCATTGCCTTTCTGGCCCGGGGCGGAGGCGATTTGGGATTGCCCTGGTGGCCGGGGCTGGAGAGTCTTCTCGCCGGCAGCCCTCTGGCCAGGAGGGTGTTTATTGATATTCTTCATCTGAACCACATTCTTATCTCCATTATCCTGGGTATGCTGGTGGGGAATCTTTTGGGCATACCCCGCTGGGCGGCGGCAGGCATCCGGACTTCCAGCCTGTTCATTAAAATAGGCGTCATTTTACTGGGTTCGCTTTACAGCGTCATGGATCTGGCTGCACTGGGCAGCACGGCGGCAATCATCATTGTGTGCTTTATCGTCTTTATGCTGTTGTTCACCGTCTGGTTGGGTAACAGGGTGGGTATGGACCCGGCCGGTGCGGCCACCCTGGCGGCAGGCACGGCGGTATGCGGTGTTTCGGCCATTCTGGCCACCGCCCCGGCGGTGCGGGCCAGGAACACCGACGTGGTGTACTCCATTGCCACCATTCTTTTCTTTGGCCTGATTAGCCTGTTTGTCTTTCCAGTGGTGGGTACGCTGGCAGGTTTGAGCCCCCACCAGTTTGGCGTATGGGCCGGCACGGGCATCATGAATTCCGGTCAGGTTCTGGCGGTATGTCTCACCTTTGACCCGGGTACCGTTACCCATCCTTCGGTAAGCCTGAAAACCGGGGAGATTTACAACCTGACGCGGGTAATTTTCCTGCCCTTCGTGGTGCTTTTCCTGGCCCTGTTTGCCAGCCGCTACTTTACGGTGGAGGACGAAGTCAGCATTAATACCGGCCTGTGGAGTAGATTTCCCGTTTTTGTGCTGGGTTTTCTGACCATGGTTTTGCTCACTTCTTTTGGCTTTCTGGGGCCCACGTCGCCGCCTTCCAGGGAACTCACCATCATCCGGCACCTGTACAGCTGGTTTTTTGCCATCGGCCTGGCCGGCCAGGGGATGCGGATATCTCTGGCTGAATTGCGCCGGGCGGGGAGCAAGCCGCTTTTGGTGGGCACAGTGGCCGCCTTCCTGAAGGCCCTGCTGGCTCTCATTGTGGTGATCCTGTTTGTGCCGCGGGAGCCCTGA